The Prunus persica cultivar Lovell chromosome G8, Prunus_persica_NCBIv2, whole genome shotgun sequence genome includes a region encoding these proteins:
- the LOC18766712 gene encoding V-type proton ATPase subunit a3 — MGECCPPMDLFRSEPMQLVQIIIPIESAHLTVSYLGDLGLLQFKDLNAEKSPFQRTYAAQIKRSAEMARKLRFFKDQMLKANLPSSKSKRQVDVNVDNLEVKLGEFEAELIEINSNSEKLQRSYNELIEYKLVLEKAGEFFHSAQSSAALQQRENESRHIGDESLDTPLLLEQEASTDPSKQVKLGFLTGLVPRGKSLAFERILFRATRGNVFLRQAVVENPVTDPVSGEKVEKNVFVVFYSGERAKNKILKICEAFGANRYSFPEDLGRQAQMITEVSGRISELKTTIDIGLLHQGSLLQNIGEHFEHWNLLVRKEKSIYHHLNMLSLDVTKKCLVAEGWSPIFASKQIQDALQRAAFDSNSQVGAIFQVLHTQEAPPTYFRTNKFTSSFQEIVEAYGVAKYQEANPAVYTIVTFPFLFAVMFGDWGHGICLLLATLYLIGRERKLSSQKLGDIMEMAFGGRYVILLMAIFSIYTGLIYNEFFSVPFELFGSSAYACRDLSCRDATTAGLIKVRPTYPFGLDPVWHGSRSELPFLNSLKMKMSILLGVVQMNLGIILSFFNARFFRSGVNVWFQFVPQIIFLNSLFGYLSVLIVMKWWTGSKADLYHVMIYMFLSPTDELGENQLFSGQRTVQLVLLLLAFVSVPWMLFPKPFILKKQHQDRHQGQSYALLENTEESLQVNSNHDAHGHGEFEFSEVFVHQMIHTIEFVLGAVSNTASYLRLWALSLAHSELSSVFYDKVLLLAWGFNNVIILIVGIIVFICATVGVLLLMETLSAFLHALRLHWVEFQNKFYEGDGYKFYPFSFALLDDEDE, encoded by the exons atgggagAGTGCTGTCCTCCGATGGATCTGTTCAGGTCGGAGCCTATGCAGCTCGTCCAGATCATCATCCCCATCGAGTCTGCTCACCTCACTGTCTCTTATCTCGGTGACCTCGGCCTCCTCCAGTTCAAAGAC CTCAATGCAGAGAAGAGCCCGTTTCAGAGGACTTATGCTGCCCAG ATTAAAAGATCTGCAGAGATGGCTCGCAAATTACGTTTCTTCAAGGACCAAATGTTAAAGGCAAATTTGCCTTCTTCAAAGTCTAAAAGACAAGTTGACGTCAATGTGGACAACCTAGAG GTAAAACTTGGTGAATTTGAGGCCGAGCTGATTGAAATAAATTCGAACAGTGAAAAGTTGCAGCGTTCATATAATGAACTGATAGAATATAAGCTTGTTCTGGAAAAG GCTGGTGAGTTTTTTCACTCAGCTCAAAGCAGTGCCGCGTTGCAGCAAAGAGAAAATGAATCCCGTCATATTGGTGATGAATCTCTGGACACGCCTTTATTACTGGAGCAA GAAGCATCAACTGATCCATCAAAGCAAGTTAAGTTGGGGTTTCTCACTGGACTTGTTCCTAGGGGAAAGTCTTTGGCATTTGAGAGGATTCTTTTTCGAGCTACTAGGGGTAATGTCTTTCTGAGGCAGGCTGTGGTTGAAAATCCTGTCACCGATCCTGTTTCAGGAGAGAAG gttgagaaaaatgttttTGTGGTATTCTACTCTGGAGAAAGAGCAAAGAACAAAATTCTTAAAATATGTGAAGCTTTTGGAGCCAATCGTTACTCTTTTCCTGAGGATCTGGGTAGGCAAGCTCAAATGATTACTGAG GTTTCAGGAAGAATTTCAGAGCTAAAGACTACTATAGATATCGGACTGTTGCATCAGGGAAGTTTGTTACAGAATATTGGGGAGCATTTTGAGCATTGGAACCTTTTG GTGAGGAAGGAGAAATCCATATACCATCATCTTAACATGCTTAGCCTTGATGTAACAAAAAAGTGTCTTGTGGCTGAGGGGTGGAGTCCTATTTTTGCATCAAAACAG ATCCAGGATGCATTGCAGCGGGCAGCATTTGACTCCAACTCACAAGTTGGCGCTATTTTCCAGGTTTTGCACACACAGGAGGCACCACCTACCTATTTCCGCACAAACAAATTCACTTCTTCTTTTCAAGAAATTGTTGAGGCATATGG GGTAGCTAAGTATCAAGAAGCAAATCCTGCTGTATATACTATCGTGACATTCCCATTTCTTTTTGCTGTCATGTTTGGTGATTGGGGACATGGAATATGTTTGTTACTTGCGACACTATATTTAATAGGCAGGGAAAGGAAACTTTCTAGTCag aaGCTTGGAGACATCATGGAGATGGCCTTTGGTGGCCGCTATGTTATTTTGTTGATGGCAATTTTCTCAATCTACACAGGTTTAATCTATAATGAGTTCTTCTCTGTCCCATTTGAACTGTTTGGCAGCTCAGCATATGCGTGCCGTGATCTTTCTTGCAG AGACGCTACTACAGCTGGTTTGATTAAGGTGCGTCCCACTTACCCATTTGGCCTGGATCCTGTATGGCATGGATCCCGCAGTGAGCTTCCATTTCTAAACTCATTGAAGATGAAAATGTCAATTCTTCTTGGGGTGGTCCAAATGAACCTTGGAATTATATTAAGTTTTTTCAACGCCAGGTTCTTTCGAAGTGGAGTTAACGTTTG GTTCCAGTTTGTACCCCagattatatttttaaacagTCTATTTGGCTACCTGTCCGTTCTCATTGTTATGAAGTGGTGGACTGGTTCAAAAGCTGATCTATACCATGTAATGATATACATGTTCCTAAGTCCTACAGACGAGCTAGGTGAAAACCAGCTTTTCAGTGGTCAGAGAACAGTTCAG CTTGTGCTATTACTATTGGCTTTTGTTTCTGTACCATGGATGCTGTTTCCAAAGCCCTTTATATTGAAGAAGCAACATCAAGAT CGGCACCAAGGCCAATCCTATGCCCTACTTGAGAACACAGAAGAGAGCTTGCAAGTGAATTCAAACCATGATGCCCATGGTCATGGCGAGTTTGAATTTAGTGAAGTTTTCGTACATCAAATGATACATACAATAGAATTTGTACTTGGAGCAGTCTCAAATACAGCTTCATACCTTCGTCTATGGGCTCTAAG TCTTGCTCATTCAGAGTTGTCCAGTGTGTTCTATGACAAGGTTCTCCTGCTGGCTTGGGG GTTCAACAACGTGATCATACTCATCGTGGGTATTATCGTCTTCATTTGCGCAACTGTCGGTGTTTTACTGCTGATGGAAACTCTCAGTGCTTTCCTTCATGCTTTGCGACTTCACTGGGTGGAATTCCAGAACAAGTTTTACGAGGGAGATGGTTACAAGTTCTATCCGTTCTCATTCGCATTGCTTGACGACGAAGATGAGTGA